Proteins found in one Triticum aestivum cultivar Chinese Spring chromosome 4D, IWGSC CS RefSeq v2.1, whole genome shotgun sequence genomic segment:
- the LOC123099525 gene encoding putative FBD-associated F-box protein At5g56440: protein MEDVAGMIFSGPEFKKMDENMRMLTVDVFKAIPRPTVSTAAPLASAAAAAAWDGVDRISRLPVGILRNIVSRLPAKDAARTTALAKRWRRVWHSVPLVLVDAHLLSYRSVVGRGRGSTQFREMGLESWYAGLFRILDAMGTLADNVSHVLAVHPGPFAFVYLAGNNMLYHPDKLELWLKLLAAKGVKELVFVNLASKFDDELPIPAELFKCTALTKLYIGTWCFPDTSTSDLPPTAALPYLRELGLCNLVIKDEDLAFVLDRCPVLEKLMIARGRWPVCLRIHSRSLRSVQVCMAIVPEINVVRATRLERLFLWEAWGWGDRDLTNMSSKVKIGHAPKLRFLGFLVPGMHQLEIGNTAIMVNTKASPNTTVPSVQMLGVQVKLGTHFEARMLPSFLRCFPNIETLYVQSENDDFKFWGPKTGGTSKAINLKFWKDAGPIECIQRHIKKLVLREFRGRKSELVFLKYIAEHAQVLEEMVIVMTHGHLPSDNLGAKLRIFMASAKWANGCCKMMVFKSPFEQEGTAWCYLRGFDFSIEDPFDVSKCREDKCAAH, encoded by the exons ATGGAGGACGTAGCCGGGATGATTTTCTCTGGCCCCGAGTTCAAGAAGATGGACGAGAACATGCGAATGCTGACGGTGGACGTCTTCAAGGCCATCCCCAGGCCGACCGTCTCCACGGCCGCGCCcctcgccagcgccgccgccgcggccgcgtgGGACGGCGTCGACCGCATCAGCCGCCTCCCCGTCGGGATCCTCCGCAACATCGTCTCCCGCCTCCCCGCCAAGGACGCCGCGCGCACCACCGCGCTGGCCAAGCGCTGGCGCCGCGTCTGGCACTCGGTGCCGCTCGTCCTCGTCGACGCGCACCTCCTCTCCTACCGCAGCGTCGTGGGGCGCGGCCGCGGGTCCACCCAGTTCCGCGAGATGGGCCTCGAGTCCTGGTACGCCGGCCTGTTTCGCATCCTGGACGCCATGGGCACCCTCGCAGACAACGTGTCCCACGTCCTCGCCGTGCACCCGGGCCCCTTCGCCTTCGTCTACCTCGCCGGCAACAACATGTTGTATCACCCGGACAAGTTGGAGCTCTGGCTCAAACTCCTCGCCGCCAAGGGCGTCAAAGAACTCGTCTTTGTGAACCTCGCATCCAAGTTCGACGACGAGCTGCCCATACCCGCCGAGCTCTTCAAGTGCACCGCCCTCACCAAGCTCTACATCGGCACCTGGTGCTTCCCGGACACAAGCACATCCGACCTCCCGCCTACTGCTGCGCTCCCCTACCTCCGGGAGCTTGGCCTCTGCAACCTCGTCATCAAGGACGAGGACCTCGCCTTCGTGCTGGACAGATGCCCCGTCCTGGAGAAGCTCATGATCGCCAGAGGCCGGTGGCCAGTGTGCCTCCGCATCCACAGCCGCAGTCTACGAAGCGTTCAGGTGTGCATGGCTATCGTGCCAGAAATCAATGTGGTGCGCGCTACACGCCTGGAGAGGCTCTTTCTGTGGGAAGCTTGGGGTTGGGGCGACCGTGATCTCACCAACATGTCCTCCAAAGTCAAGATCGGCCATGCACCCAAGCTGCGCTTCCTGGGATTCTTGGTGCCTGGAATGCACCAACTTGAGATTGGCAACACAGCCATCATG GTTAACACCAAGGCAAGTCCAAACACCACTGTCCCAAGCGTTCAGATGCTGGGAGTTCAAGTGAAACTTGGAACCCACTTTGAAGCCAGGATGCTGCCTAGTTTCCTCAGATGCTTTCCTAACATCGAGACGCTCTATGTCCAG TCCGAGAATGATGACTTCAAGTTCTGGGGACCTAAAACTGGTGGCACAAGCAAAGCCATCAACCTCAAGTTCTGGAAGGATGCTGGTCCTATTGAATGCATCCAGAGGCACATCAAGAAGTTGGTTCTTCGTGAGTTCCGGGGGAGGAAAAGCGAGCTTGTCTTCCTCAAGTACATTGCCGAGCATGCGCAAGTTCTGGAGGAGATGGTGATTGTGATGACCCATGGGCATTTGCCGTCAGATAATTTGGGTGCCAAGCTGAGGATCTTCATGGCTTCTGCAAAATGGGCTAATGGATGCTGCAAGATGATGGTCTTCAAGAGTCCATTTGAGCAAGAAGGTACAGCGTGGTGCTACCTAAGAGGATTTGATTTTTCTATTGAGGATCCTTTTGATGTCTCAAAATGCCGCGAAGACAAATGTGCTGCCCATTAG